The segment ACCCGGccgtggcggggtggggggcgatGCCGCCAACGGTCGCGCCGCCTCGGTCGGGATCGGGGCAGCCGCTGCGCACGCAGCTCCGCCCCacgcgcccggccccgcccctcgcCGATTGTGACGGAGGCGGGGGCTGCGGCGCGCGTGTCCTCACGGCGCACGCCTGGCCTCCCGGGCGCATGCGCACTGGCCGCGCGGCGCGGGCGGCTGTTCTGTGGCGCCTCGCGTGGGCCTGCGACTGAGCGAAGCGGCGCGGGGCCCCCggagccgccccctccccgcgtGAGCGGCCCGGCCATGGCGGCCCCGGCCCCCTCCACGTCGGGCGCGGCGGGGCGCGGGCCCATCAAAGGCATCCTGAAGAAGCGGGGCTCAGGCGGCAGCGGCCTTCGCAGCAGCGCGCAGCCTccggcgccgccgccgcccccgcgccgccccagccccgcgcccGGGCCCTTCGAGGACGAGCAGGGGTGAGCCGCGGGCGGGGCAGGTTCCCGACTCCCGTCAGAGCCGCGGgtagcccagggcagggggcagagagccgGAGGGcccgcccctccccttcccgACCCCTCGCCCGGGccggccgcccctccccccccccgacccctcgCCCGGGCCGGCCGCCCCTCCCCTTCCCGACCCCTCGCCCGGGcccgccgcccctccccccccgggcccgccgcccctccctccctgcctccctcgcGCGGGgagccgccccccaccccgggggcaGCCTGCGCCGGGCCCAGGAGCCCGCCCCAGGGGGCAGCTGAGCGGAGCACGGGAGCAGCCCGCCCTGGGGCGGCGGGCTTGGGGCCAGTCTGCTCTTGGAGGGGTTGGAGCGGGACTGGCCCTGCAGGCCACCAGCCCCTTCTCCTTGAGGGGCGGAGGAGTCTCTGCCTGTCCCTTAGCCCAAGGCCCTTGGGCACTGGTGTGTGGGCGCCTTGGGCTGGCGCTGGCCCATGCGAGCTCCCCTCCGGTCAGCCCCCTTTCCTCGCCCAGCCCGGTGACAGGAATGGATCCGTTGGGGGTTATGCCCCTGTTGGTGAAAGTGTAAAATCAAACCCCAGTAATAGCTAAACTTCGGGAGTCTTGCCTCAGGTGGTGTCAGTGGCACAGGCAAAGGATTCACTTTAAAGGCATGGGGTTTGTTCTGAAAGTGTCCTTTTAAAACAATCCCTATACTTATTTCATTTCACAGCCTTTCTGAAAGGTAACGGTGGTATATACACTGAAGACTTGCCAGGAACCTCTAGGGCCCTGCGAACACTTTACAGATCAAAATGGCTTATAAGTTATTGAGTGCCCGTGGTGTGCATGGTACTGTACATACATAAACAGGTTCTGTGCCCCAAGGAGGTCACAATCGTAatcctatatatacacacagtactGCAGGGATAGTCAGTTATTTTTTTGCCAAGGTCCATGTTTCTTGGGCAAGGTCTAGTTAAGGTCCAGATTCCAGACAAgagtgtaataaaaataacagtaaTGATGATCAGCAAATAAAAAGATTTgtgggtctgttcaaaagcatctggcagtctggatttggttCCCCCgatccacctattgactacccctgcagtACTGTACAATATGATAGATTGGTGGGTACAAACCTAAAGCAATATGTACATGTCTGCTACATATTCACAAAACAACATTCTATGGCTTTACTGATACATCTTCAGTTATTCAGGTGTGATCACCACTACAGTACTTTGTCTGCTCTGTGATGTTCTGctttatataggtttttatataaCGATCATCTCCTTAGTATCTGAGTGTATTTTCTATGTGTATGTTATGTGATGTTCATTCTCTTTccagagggagaagcatgtggagttgtcttttcttttatttatttttttttaatatacccGTTGCTGTGTGTTTagattagagaaggcaaggttaaAGAAATGCGCCTTGCAGTTGGCGGGGAAAGTGATGAGGTTTGTGTTAGTCCTTAGTTTCTGGAGTAGTTTATTCCACAGTCTCGGATCACCCCTGGAGAAGAGTTctgttgtgccagaggagtgaagttgctGACCACGGTCTTTGTCCCAACCCATTAAATGGTCTTTTAAGTATGCTGGGCCCAAGATATGGAGTGCTTTGAAggtaaggactgagaccttgaaatTGATTCAAAATTCAGTGAGAGGCCAGTGAAGAGAGCAGAAGACAGGTGTGATGGTagtctgtgttgctgaggaggtGCGCTGCAACTGTTTGTagtagttggagtttcctaagtgctgaaggtTTTGTGTTCAAGTATTTCCCTTTGCTGTAGTCCAGCCAAGAAGTGATAAAGGTGTGAATAACTGAGGGTAGGTCTTCATCTGCCAAGATAGGTTGGAAAGCATTGGTCCCAGATGTTAAAAAGCATTACTTATGGACATTGCAATGTGAGAGCTCAGTGTCAACAAGAAATTCAGAAATAGTTCTAGACTACGTACTGAATTGGCCAAGTTGGGGTGTGGACTTTCCGTCAGAGTGCACCATAactgcaaactcttcaaaatTCTTTCTTCTGCCTACAAGCATCACTTCTGTTTTTCTCAGGTTCTGAGTCAGCCAACTGATCTCATCAAGCATTGTGCCATCTTGGTGGCAGTAGTGGTGTGCTCGTATACTGTGAACGATAGGTAGAGAGTTGTGTGTCagctgcatattgctggcacgtGAGTCCATGTTGTCTAACCAGTTCATCTAATGGTTGCATATAGATGCTGAAAAGGACTGGAGAGAGATTTGATCCTTGTGGAACCCCATGAATGAGGGGTCTAGTGGTGGAGGTGCAGTTTACTATCACTGCTTGTTGGGTGCATCCCTCTAGGAAGGACTCAAACCATTTTAGCACATTACCCTAGACTCCTGTCACTTCTCTCAAGTGACACTGTTCCCACGTGCTGAACCCACATGCTGGCAGCTCTGTCTATAAGGCGTTATACCTGGACATGTAAGTGTCCGCCAGGTGCGACTAGCAATAAAAGTCTTGGGCTTCCCAGACCTTCTCATTGTCTTGCAGCAGTAATTGAGGAGGGAAAACAAACTGTTTTCCACACCATATGGGTTGTATTGCTTTCCAATACTCCAAATGGTAACATTCCTAagtccgcccccacccccacacatgtAACTTAATGGTGTGGACCCTTGTTCAATATTTTTTATCCTGCACCAATTAGGGTTACCTCCCTTGTACCAAATTTTTACTTCTCTGTGGTgataaaaggacattttttctTGCTTTATATCActtcaggccacttttattttgtATAGCATGTGTCTTCCATGTACTGCATGttactgcttttgttttttaccttATATGGTAACAAATTAACTTGTACTTTATTGTAAACAGTTACATTGTATATTATATACAGTTAATAAAGTGTCATTAATGAGCCCTTGGTTTTACTCATTCAGTGCATGCTGCTAGCTTCTACTGAAATGCCTTGTCATgttcctccagcatatctatgtCAGCTTGGTTTCAGAGTGACATACCAGTCTAAAACAGCTCAGCTCCTGTGCTGATCCCGTCAAGTTTCCACCCATTATGTTGCTGCCCCATCTCAGCGGgtttatacattttaaagtttaaatttttCTCCATAAAATTCTTTTAACAGTTCTTTAACCATTTTTGACCAGTTTCAAGTTGGCACAATTCTTTAGATGGCTGCAGATCGGTAAAAGTTAATAACACTGGCATATAAATAAATTGAATATTATTATACTGTATTTCCTTAATAGATTTAACCCtgagtttgtctacactggcaaagttacaggaCTGGCAGTTACAGTGCCTCttagagagcgctgaagggaaacctctgttgtgtgttcacgctgccagctgcctgcacaatatcATGTTGGCACATGCAGTggtattcagagcggtgcactctggggaGGTATCCCACAAAGCAGGTCTTCCTtttctgccactaagagttgtgggaagtcGGAGtgggtcgcggggcatcctgggtcctgtcccaatgccctgtgatgcatcgtTTTGCATCCCAAcagtccctgtgcttccatctgcatttgggGCTATCTTTCAACGGTTTGCATACTGCACGctctctgcctcttcggtctgcagaaatggatcctgaactgttgaccagtatgctgcttgctctgactaACACGTcatcatgagtggcagtggagttattccttaaactgcaaaggcaagaggagtgcgacattgatctcacTATGACACGAGATTCCTTGTGGCATTCATgaaggtgctgaccacagtggaatgccacttttgggctcagaaacaagccctgagtgatgggatcacatcgtgatgcaaaTCTGGGATGatgtgcagtggctgcagaactttcgcatgaggaaagccacattcatggggcTGTACATTGAGCTCACCCTAACCCTACtgcacaaggacatgagaatgagatctgccattggagaagcatgtggtgattgcactgtggaagctggctactccagactgctaccgatctgtcgctaaccagttcggagtgggaaagtcgactgttggacttgtgttgacggaagtgtgcagggccattaatcgtatCCTactccgaaagaccgtgactctgggcagcGTGCATGACatcgtggatggctttgcacaaatgggcttccctaactgtggaggagcaagagatggcacgcatattccaattctggcaccagaccacctagccaccgagtgcattaatcgcaaggggtatttctcagtggttctccaggcacttctggatcaccgtgggtgtttcacagacattaatgcaggctggtctggaaaggtgcatgacacgcgcaacttttggaacactggcctgttcaggaagctgcaagcagggacttctTCGGGGATCACTATAGGGGATCActataggggaagtcgaaatgtgattgtgatcctgggagactctGCCTACCCCCCTAGTGCCATGGCTTATAAAACTGTacacggggcaccttgacagccGCAAGGAGCAATTCAagaacaggctgagcaagtgcagaatgactgttgagtgtgcttttggccataaTATTTGtggagggaagggtgaaagcttcactcaagGCTGGACTgttgaggctcagcacctggaggctgagtttgagcagccagagaccagggctattagaggggtgcagcgcagggccataaggttcagggatgccttgaggcagcaatttgaagctgaaagccactaatatttgttgctatgctcaggagtgctgtgcttgtaatgctaggaggtgattgtgattgatGCAGGCgatgcaatatgaaggtttaagataattgtctgttgctttgcagggctctgtttgtttgatttcagttaatagaataaagattgctttcaaaccaacacaattcttttattaaaaaacagccggagagagtcaaacaaaaaaaacacatcagcactgagggggatggggaagggaaggtcccaggaagaggtggggtaccgggatggttaaagatttatgcatgtccagggatcatatccagccttctcctttggagtacagtgcagggggtactgtacttcagcagggccaaactgcagagggatggctGTTGAGTGCAGTGGGAACTGGGGGTCCTCAGTGCTGtactgtgatgggggaggagtggaatgccgcgGGTACAGACTGGAACCAGGAGTTTGATAAGAGTGTACTGGTGGtgtctggggggtgcatgggaaagagttctatgacagtggctgcaggggagtgcGGGTGCGGAGCTGCTTGTTTTGCAGTGCTGGTATCAGTTGGAGCATGTCTGTTTGGCGCTCCGTAACGTTTAAGAGCCGCTCCATTCTGGCTTGCTacattctcctttcagtccctcttctcgctgtcctgacgctccttcaattcctgtttttctgccgcagagtgcatcataacatcacgcaggaagtcctccttagttcttcgtggctgcttcctaattctgcgcagccgttcagcTGGCGATAACAAAGAAGGAGGCTGGGATCctaaggtcatctctgtgaagccaaaatgcaacattttacaggaGCAGTATTGTTTTCAAAACACAGAACACTGAtttagtgatttaaaacacagccactattcacatacctgtcactagctggctgaccccaggcaagcagacatgagccacaagacccccaaaatggtgagtagcctcAGGGGCAGGATAAATCACTGTTCCCGGAccctactgtacactgggcacgtggcccTTGGGGACAGCCAGCACTGTATGAGGGGCCCTGaaaatcattcctgtccccacattttcctcaggctgtgttcattatggaagatatctcgtggctgagggtgagcagggaatcaagggagggtcttctccatgACTGTGGCTTCTGCCTGACCCTTTTATGGCTTGCCTGTGTGCACCAGTGGTCCCCCCACGATGGCAGAGTGATGTGGGAAACTTACCGTTattggggcaagaaacaaagaagCTCTGCCAAAGATcctgcggcagcggattgcccagtgtctccatgagagtttcccgGAGGTTTCTGAGGCTTGTTCCCATGaggtgagggagtcaatcaacagcctgttccgccgctcagactaggcatgtggtggtacgcaCATCATACAggcacaagcctgctttctgcaaccctcctgcccccaaccacttgttttagcaattcccaaaatcaaatccatttaccaggggcctcctctcttGTTTGTGCTTCTCCAAGATCCGAGGGCTGTGACTGGCTAGCTTCttccggggtagaaaagagctcctggctgcatgcatctctgacctctgcctctgggtccccgtGCCCCTCAACATCGaaatccaagatttcctcctcctggcgtggtccactctcgactggcatgtgagccaccaaagtatccacagtggcctttgcagtggaggtggggttgccaccgagtattgcgtccagctctttgtagaatcggcagctcgtgggcgcagcactggagcggcagtttgcctcctgtgccttgtggtaggcgttccacagctccttcactttgactcTGCATGGCAGTGTGttccggtcatggcccctttctgtcatgcttCGTGAAGTCTGGCCATAGGTGgtataattcctatggctggagcgcagctgggactggacagcctcctctccccaaatgcccgatggggtccagcagctcagcattgctccaagagGGGGATCGCTTgatgcatggagcaggcatggtcacctggaaagatgcgctgagaccactgcacgcatcaccgagcaaacaggaaggggactttcaaaatttcaaaggaatttacAAGCTGGTGATGACTGTTGGTCACCTCTGGGCAgcgcagtagagttcaaaccgatgaccagagaggcaagaacaggtattgtgggacacctcccggaggccaattgcagcactgtaattgaccagggtgtctacactggccctGCGGTGCTGTACTCttggcgcagaaagctgtacgcctctcatcggggtggtttttttacagtgttgcaactgcgcagtttctgcgcactaagtggcttggcagtgtgtgtgCCTCGGGAGTTGCAATGCAGAAAGcggctttactgcgcagaaacttgccagtgtagacagggcctaagtcATTTGGACCTGTTTCCAGTTTATGGCATatcaatcttcttttttttttttttttactatttttagtTTTACCTGAAgtgttaaaatacatatttttaaaatttgtacaaTTGATTCAAAATATTAATTCCTAGTTTTAAtacagagttttttgttttttttccaatttacaaAACATCACCATATGGTTTTTCACTTCCTAGTAACATTTACTTCACACCACATTTGAACAGAACTTTTGGGTAGGATTTTTAATGTTGAGATCTGTTTCTTATACTTAGTGAACTTCTTTGGTGCTGGATTGGTTTTTGCTTCCAAAACACATAgtcatctgaaaaagaaaacacaatcaGTTGTAGCCCCTCTTTGGTGCCCTTGCAGAttttgtgccagcaatgcccttctcccagacagtccctacgtaaaagaataaatggacacaaatcggacatcaggaatggtaacatacagaagccagtaggagaacactttaatcttcctgtacattctataacagattttaaagtggctatacttgaacaaaaaaacttcagaaacagacttcaaagagaaacagcagaactaaaaattcatttgcaaatttaataccattaatttgggcttgaataggcaCTGGGAGtagctggctcattacaaaagtagctttgcctctcctacggaaatgtggacaaattggagagtccagcagagggcaacgaaaattattagggggatggggcacatgacttatgaggagcggttgagggaactggggttatttagggcatggctacacttgcagatgtagagcgctttgagttaaactagccttcggagagcgcagtagggaaagtgctgcagtctgtccgcACTGACCGCTTCAaacgcactggtgtggccacatttgcggtactggcagcggcattgggagcggtgcattatgggtagctatcccagcatgcaagtgactgcaacgtgcttttcaaatgggtggggtggggtggagtgtgacagggagtgtgttgtgtgtatgtggggggagagtggggggctgAGAGAATGTCAGCATactcttgtaagttcagacagcagcaggcccccctcacccccctgcctccccctctctctcacagctttccacactaatggttgctttgtctcggagcagataagcatactggctgtcagaaacggagctttcaaagggcatatccgcattcctgcagcggttccaaaacaatgacaagagtggccacttgacttaaggagattatgggacatttccggaggctgatcagagcgcagtaatgcaacacctcgttcacactggtactgcagcgctccagcgggggcgcagcaaacgttattccactcgccgagatGGGGTACCAACAGTGCTGTAGCCGTGGAatcagagtgctctacgtgccttgccagtgtggacaggtagtcagctagtgcgcctggggctgctttattgtgctgtaacttgcaagcgtagccaagcccttagtctgcagtacagaagagtgaggggggatttgatagcagccttcaactacctgaaggtgggttccaaagaggatggagctaggctattctcagtgacagatgacagaacaaggagcagtggtctcaagttgcagtgcgggaggtctaggttggatattaggagaaactatTTGACtagaaggatggtgaagcactggaataggttacctagggaggcggtggaatctccatccttccaGGTTTTTagggcctggcttgacaaagccctggctgggatgatttagttggtgttggtcctgctttgagcaggggtttggagtagatgacctcctgagtgaggtctcttctaaccctaatcttctatgattccatgacattctcataagtaagctggagaaatgcaggctcagtggaactaccattaagtggatacataattggttaaacaaccacaaacagaGTAACTATTAATCAGAGGATGgcagattggaaggaggtctcaagtggagttccacagggatTTGTTCCGGATCCAGTGAGAGAAGATGAgatctatttaattttaaaaccctGGAGGACATGGGATCAGATCTTAGGGGCCTAAAGATGATCAGGCATCTGGTAggattttctaacataataaccAGCACCTGAGGCTCCCCattgggggttagactagatgacctttgcagtcccttctaactctgTGGTTCTAAGTTCTTGTTTAGTGTAATAGTCCTTATTGTGAACAGAGATTATAGGGAAAACATTCATGTGTACCCCATGACAGTGTAAAAATACACATGATGACTAAGACTTAAGTTGTATAAATACTCTCCTGACAGGCAGAAGACTCAGTAATTCATACTCGTCTACCTCCATTTTTCATAACTTGCTCGGTCACTGTCTCTCCATTTAGCAAATACTTAATAGCAGAGCACTATAAAGAGGTCTAACATctattttgcaaaaaatattgaaaaccGCTCACTTAGTAGAACTATATGAAGTTATAATTTATAACAGTGCTTgtctcaaaatatattttattagttttttCCTTGCTTACTAATTCAAGGAATCTCCCAGCCATCTGCTTGACCTTTCCCTATTTGTACATGTCAGGAAATGGAAACCAAAGGAGGACCTGCATGTTCTGCTTCCTTGTCAAAAGAGAATAAAATGTCTTTTAGCATATGGGGAAACtaactttctttgttttctcatTTCAGTAAAAAGTCccaaaaatgggatgaaatgaaCATCCTAGCTACGTACCATCCAGCAGGCAAGGACTATGGTTTAATGAAAATAGATGAACCAAGCACTCCCTACCATAGGTAAACTCACTTAAACATTCTTTAATAATTGAGTATGATGCAATACTTGACTACACCTAAGTAGTTTAGCAGCGTACTTAAGCTTGTGAATGATACTGTATCTGCTAGAACTATAGCTGACTGCATGACAGGCTTCAGGTAATCCACCTGAATTGTAAGTGATGAGTTAATGAGAGTTGGATGAGACAACAGTAACTTAGGGTACATTTGGAAGAATGTTACATGTTTTAAACAAAGGCTTAGGCTGAATATTTTGTAGCATTTTTAATGGGGATAAATTGATGTTGAGAAGCTTTAAATGTTTTAAGCTTTACACATTTTTGGAATTCTGTCTGTAGATTACACTGCAGGGTCTTGCAATGAATAGACTTAGTATCTGTGTAACAGGAAACAAAACTGTTTGCATCAAAATATTtaaaccagaaaaagaaaaacctggaATTGCGTTTTAAAGGAATAGTTGAACTGAAATAAGTAAAGTTGTCTAATGTCTGCACTACTGATCAAAATGTTTATCAGAGATAGTTTAGAATTAATTCTCTTGCTTGTTTGTCTTTCTAGTATGGTTGGAGAGGACGATGAAGATGCAGTGAGTGATTCAGAATTGAATGAACCTGTAACAGCAGATGTGTTAGCTAAAAAGTAAGTGGTGCTGGCAATAGAATATTGACAAAGTTTGAAAATTGTCTGTCTTCAGAGTAATTTCTTGGTTTCGGGTAGATGTTACTGTTTTTATTAAGAGCTGGATTTTGCCATGactactcatgctgagtagtagcTTCCTATGCAAATGACACCATTGAAAACAAAGTTTTTGCAGAGTAAATTCGAACTTAACTTGAGACACTAGTCCTGAATGATGGACAAAAGTATCTTTATGTATACCAGAAGGTTTTTTTTATGTATACATACAAGCTAAGTACTTAATTGTTGTGAGATGTTGATACTCTGCTTCAGCACGTCTTCGTGTACGTTTTTGTTAGGTTAGTGGCAGCTGAAGGTAAAGGACCCAAGATTCTAGCTCAAGAAGAAGagtgcagggaagaggaggaggaggatgaggatgaaGAGTTAACACCTGAAGAACGAGGtaggttttattttttctgttgttgAATAGTTTGTTTCTTTCAGTAAGAAATgtctgaggaggaagagagataCCATCCGTCAGTAAGATGCTGTGATCTGAAAATGGAGAAACAGCTCTCTGGAGGTAACTTAGATTCCTTGTTGACTTGGATACTTCCAAATTTGGTTTGATTAAATTGCAGCTACTAAACTAGTCTGGGAGCAAGTTCATAAAGATCAGGCTCACTTGTCTTGGAGGAGCTTTTGTAAGATGACGGTAATGGGAGTAGTTTCCACAAATGCTAGTGTATTGACCCAGAGATGGTGTTATTTTGGAAGGTTACCCCTTAATCTGCACATCTTTCAGTTGGacttaattagggctgtcaaatgattaaaaaattaatcgcagttttaattgcactgttaaacgataatagaatactatttatttaaatatttttgggtgttttctacattttcaaatatgttgatttgagttacaacacagaatacaaagtgtacagtgctcactttatattgtttattacaaatatttgcaattaaaactgtgattaatcaccgttaatttgttttgagttaatcgcttgagttaatggcgattgacagccctagactTTATCACTAATACCTGTCTATTGCTATCTATATAGCACTTTTACCTCTCAATGGGCAGGAAAAGCAGCTACACTTTCCAGCCAATGTAATTCCATGAATCAGCTGGAAGAGGGAGCTAGCAGGCTATCCGTAGCGATTCCTCAATAGGTTGTTTCAGTATAGCTTTAAAGCAGACACTACTCTGAATTAACTTGGACTATAGCATTTTAACAGAATGGTCAAGCCGTGAAACATCTTGGGTTTCAAACCCAGGCGTTTGATGTTGACTGCAGAGAGGTATTGCTGTTTCTCATTTTTTCTGGTCCCACTTCTCCATTTCTAGAGTGTGAACTTTGTTTCACTTCTGACAAGGAAGTTGAAGCTGTACTTGGGGCTGCCAAGAAGCAAAGATTAATATGGTTGTGGTGAATTGTCATACCCTAACCAGGCACCTATTTCATAGGGAAAAACTACGGCACATGCTCAGAGGTTGGGATCTTAGGGAAGGGTGGAAAGAGGTTTTCTTCTACGATTGGAAAATATGCCCCTGGTAGCTGCCTCTTGGCAGTTAGCTGGCAAGCAAGTTAAGCCAGCTCTAGGGCTTGATCTGCTGGCCTCTGCAGTGATTTGTTCAAGTTCTCTATAGGACTAAAGAGAAGTTAGTCTTGCATCACTTAATAGGGGCAGGTATGCCGTTGCATTCCCCGAATGAAAAGTTCCCATGTGTTTTTGTTTGGTCCAGATTTCATCACTTATGTTTGGTGAGTAGCAGTCAGACTTTTAAGACACCCTCAAATCCATTCAGATTTCCTTCTTTGGGGAAGACGCTGACTAAAATACGTcaggatttttttcttattgtcaCTTCCATAACTGTTTATGGGTAATTAAGTGGCAACAAATCTAATTCTTAAATTGTTGTTCTTCCCATACTTCCTGGGGCTGTATCTCTAAGTCTTCCCAAAACAGAGATAATCCCCTAGTAAGGGCATGTGAGGAGTAAGTTGTGCCCCACTCTACTGAGATGACTTATTTTCACTTGGCAAAATTTTTATGGCCATCTTGTTAATTGTTAGTTTGACTAGTAATTAAGAGCACTAAGCTGTAGTTTGCTAACACACAATCCTTCCATAGAGTATTTTAAACTAATTacttaaagaaaacattttaaattcgAAACATACAATAACTTAAACGACATAAAGATTACATACACTCTGGGAGAGGTAACTCCTACCTGGCAAACAGTGATATGttggaatgttttcaaagaactagtGTAAGAATATATCTAAGAATCTTTTCCTGCTCTttccacagaaaaaaagaaacagtttgaAATGAAGAGAAAAATGCATTATAACGAAGGACGAAATATCAAATTGGCTAGGCAGCTAATTGCAAAAGAACTACatggtgaggaggaggatgaggaggaggaggaggatgatgaAGATCAAGAAATGCACGATGCTGGAGATGTAGAAAACATGAGTACAGAAACCGTTGAACCTGGTGAGCAGCTAATCGTCA is part of the Chelonia mydas isolate rCheMyd1 chromosome 9, rCheMyd1.pri.v2, whole genome shotgun sequence genome and harbors:
- the PPP1R2 gene encoding protein phosphatase inhibitor 2, with product MAAPAPSTSGAAGRGPIKGILKKRGSGGSGLRSSAQPPAPPPPPRRPSPAPGPFEDEQGKKSQKWDEMNILATYHPAGKDYGLMKIDEPSTPYHSMVGEDDEDAVSDSELNEPVTADVLAKKLVAAEGKGPKILAQEEECREEEEEDEDEELTPEEREKKKQFEMKRKMHYNEGRNIKLARQLIAKELHGEEEDEEEEEDDEDQEMHDAGDVENMSTETVEPAHATSDQLENRVDSIEEICPEL